Proteins from a genomic interval of Bacillota bacterium:
- the gatC gene encoding Asp-tRNA(Asn)/Glu-tRNA(Gln) amidotransferase subunit GatC has protein sequence MTISREQVQHVANLSRLAFSGHDLERIGVELSKIIDYVNKLAELDTEGVEPTAHALPIVNVFREDVARPSLPQGEALANAPDRHGEFFRVPRIVDTEEADSQ, from the coding sequence ATGACCATATCCAGGGAACAGGTGCAACACGTGGCGAACCTCTCGAGGCTGGCGTTTTCCGGCCACGACCTTGAGCGTATCGGGGTTGAACTCTCCAAAATCATCGACTACGTGAACAAGCTTGCGGAACTTGACACGGAAGGTGTGGAGCCCACAGCACACGCCCTTCCGATTGTGAATGTGTTCCGGGAGGATGTTGCCCGCCCGTCTCTTCCACAGGGCGAGGCGCTTGCGAACGCCCCAGACAGGCATGGGGAGTTCTTCAGGGTTCCTCGCATAGTGGACACAGAGGAGGCAGACAGCCAGTGA
- the gatA gene encoding Asp-tRNA(Asn)/Glu-tRNA(Gln) amidotransferase subunit GatA: MRLCDMTMHALHDLLENGEVSSEEITRSVLERIEETEGMIQSFLNLAPEEEALARARQADRMIRDARRQGSAISPVAGIPIAIKDNMCTRGIPTTCGSAILSEFVPPYDATVVKRLVDGGAVMIGKTNMDEFAMGSSTENSRFHPTRNPWDPSRVPGGSSGGSAAAVAAGEAVAALGSDTGGSVRQPASFCSVVGLKPTYGRVSRYGLVAFASSLDQIGPLTRDVRDCAMVMNVIAGPDPMDSTCVSEPAPDYTGFLDRGVRGLRIGLPREYFGPGMDPEVRSLVEGAVRALEGLGAEVIDVTLPHSEYALATYYLVAPAEASSNLARYDGIRYGLRARGSQDVVSLMKRTRSEGFGPEVKRRIMLGTYALSSGYYDAYYLKALKVRTLLRQDLANAFERCDCVVSPTSPTVPFKLGERVEDPLAMYLSDIYTITANLTGAPAVSVPCGFSSGLPCGIHFVGRLFEEGTLIRIAHTLEGALGIADMRPSVAGRRDA; this comes from the coding sequence GTGAGACTCTGCGACATGACGATGCACGCACTCCACGACCTGCTCGAGAACGGAGAGGTCTCCTCAGAGGAGATCACCCGGTCGGTGCTGGAGAGGATCGAAGAGACTGAAGGGATGATTCAGTCGTTCCTCAACCTCGCGCCGGAAGAAGAAGCCCTTGCCCGAGCGCGGCAGGCGGATCGAATGATCAGAGACGCCAGGCGGCAAGGGAGCGCCATCAGCCCTGTAGCTGGGATCCCCATAGCCATCAAAGACAACATGTGCACCAGGGGGATTCCCACCACCTGCGGCTCGGCCATACTTTCCGAGTTCGTACCTCCCTACGATGCTACTGTCGTCAAGAGGTTGGTCGATGGCGGCGCGGTGATGATCGGAAAGACCAACATGGACGAGTTCGCCATGGGTTCCTCCACCGAGAACTCCAGGTTCCACCCAACCAGGAACCCATGGGATCCAAGCCGGGTCCCCGGCGGCTCGAGCGGAGGCTCGGCGGCAGCCGTCGCCGCCGGCGAGGCTGTGGCTGCACTTGGCTCTGACACGGGGGGGTCCGTCCGGCAGCCCGCCTCCTTCTGCAGTGTTGTGGGACTCAAGCCCACATACGGCAGGGTCTCCAGGTACGGCCTTGTGGCCTTCGCATCCTCGCTCGATCAGATAGGGCCTCTGACCCGGGATGTCCGGGATTGCGCAATGGTGATGAATGTGATTGCCGGCCCGGACCCAATGGACTCCACATGCGTGTCCGAGCCGGCCCCGGATTACACAGGATTCCTCGACCGAGGCGTGCGTGGGCTCAGGATCGGCCTGCCCCGCGAGTACTTCGGGCCGGGAATGGACCCTGAGGTGCGGTCTTTGGTGGAGGGGGCGGTAAGGGCCCTGGAAGGCCTGGGAGCTGAAGTGATCGATGTGACACTGCCCCATTCGGAATATGCCCTCGCCACCTACTACCTCGTCGCCCCGGCTGAGGCCTCATCGAACCTGGCGCGGTACGACGGGATAAGGTATGGACTGCGCGCAAGAGGGAGTCAGGATGTGGTCAGCCTCATGAAGCGCACCAGAAGCGAGGGATTCGGGCCGGAAGTCAAGCGGCGGATCATGTTGGGCACCTACGCCCTGAGTTCCGGTTACTACGATGCCTACTACCTCAAGGCCCTCAAGGTCAGAACCCTGCTCAGACAGGACCTTGCGAATGCCTTCGAGCGGTGCGACTGCGTGGTGTCTCCGACATCGCCCACTGTCCCATTCAAGCTGGGGGAAAGGGTAGAGGACCCTCTCGCCATGTACCTTTCCGATATCTATACCATAACCGCGAACCTGACTGGCGCCCCGGCGGTCTCTGTGCCCTGCGGGTTCTCATCCGGGCTTCCTTGCGGGATCCACTTCGTCGGCAGACTCTTCGAGGAAGGGACCCTGATCCGGATCGCGCACACTTTGGAAGGGGCGCTTGGCATCGCGGATATGAGGCCTTCCGTGGCCGGAAGGAGGGACGCGTAG